The genomic segment TCTGAGCTTGCTCATAAGTCCAATCACCGTAGAGCTCAATCTGAATTTCACCGCGTTCACCGCGTTCTTCTTGTATAGCTTTCAGGGCTGCTTTCATGGTTGGAATCGTCGCACAACAAATGCAAGTCATCCAATCCGCACCGCGTACGGCATTATTTTTAGCAACTGTCCCACCAGCGTCAGCACATTTAGTATCAGCTACGATGATTTTATCAGGAAATAAACTACGCAGCACTTCTACCAACTCACTGCCGACTTGCAGGAGGCAAACTGTTCCTGCTTCAATAACATCTACTTCATGACCTACCGAGACAGCTGCTTTAATAGCTCCTTGCAAATCGGAATGATCCAGTGCAACTTGTAAATTTGGAATATGTTTTGACATCATTTTCTCACTTTCTATTTTCTAATATATTGAAACACAACCATTTACTAACTATCTAAATCCAATCCTTCTAAATAAGGACTATTTTTTGACTCATCAATCAAAGCTAGAACTTCTGCTTCTGTTTGACAAGCTAACAAACGATTAATAGAATTTTCCAATTCAAAAAGAGCAATGATTTGTGGAATTGCAACACTCGTATGAATTTTTGAACTCGTTGCTGCAAGAGCTAACAAAACACTCACGCCTTTTCCGTCCGAGAAAGTTACAGGCTCCTTCAACGTCACCAAAGAGAAAGCATCTCTTTGAACACCAGCTTCTGGTCGTGCATGCGGCATAGCCATACCGGGCATCAAAATATAGTAAGGACCATATCCTTCTGTGGATTCGATGATAGCATCATAATATTCAGGTTTAACAGCTCCACTTTCAATCAAAGGGTCAACAGCAAGTTTGACCGCTTCTTGCCAAGT from the Streptococcus constellatus subsp. constellatus genome contains:
- a CDS encoding 3-keto-L-gulonate-6-phosphate decarboxylase UlaD → MSKHIPNLQVALDHSDLQGAIKAAVSVGHEVDVIEAGTVCLLQVGSELVEVLRSLFPDKIIVADTKCADAGGTVAKNNAVRGADWMTCICCATIPTMKAALKAIQEERGERGEIQIELYGDWTYEQAQTWLDAGISQAIYHQSRDALLAGETWGEKDLNKVKKLIEMGFRVSVTGGLNVDTLKLFEGVDVFTFIAGRGITEAENPAAAARAFKDEIKRIWG
- a CDS encoding PTS sugar transporter subunit IIA, whose translation is MNLKQALIENNSIRLGLSASTWQEAVKLAVDPLIESGAVKPEYYDAIIESTEGYGPYYILMPGMAMPHARPEAGVQRDAFSLVTLKEPVTFSDGKGVSVLLALAATSSKIHTSVAIPQIIALFELENSINRLLACQTEAEVLALIDESKNSPYLEGLDLDS